The genome window GTCGTCGCCGTGCTCGATACGGGCATTGATCTGACGCATCCTGCGTTCGATGGACGGCTGGTACCGGTGGCCGACCGTTGGGACTTTGTCGATGGCGACAACGACCCAAGCGAGGTCGGCGTGATCCATCAGGACCCGTCCTACGGCCACGGCACGCATGTTTCCGGCATTGTCGCTCTGATCGTCCCCGACGCCAAGATAATGCCCATTCGCATACTTGGCCCCGATGGCTCAGGTGAACTCTGGCGCATTACGGCCGGCTTGATCTGGGCCGCTAATCACGGGGCCGATGTTGCAAATCTCAGCATCGGCTTTCCTGAAGATGCACGAGTATTGCACGACCTGCTTGACTGCCTCGACGGCGTGCCAAATCCGACGACATTCCCGATCGGCACGCGCCGATTGGCCGTTTCCGTGGCGTCAGGCAACGGCGGCAATACGACCGAGATATTCCCGGCCGCCGAACAGCGTGACGGCATGCTCTCGGTCGCAGCCAGCACTCGGTATGACCGCATGGCGACGTTCTCGTCTTACGACCGGTCGTGGGTCGATGTCTCGGCCCCGGGCGAAGAGATCGTTAGCGCCTTGCCCGGCGGACGTTACGGCATGTGGTCAGGCACATCGATGGCTGCACCAATGGTCGCGGGCATTACAGCCCTGGTCAAGGCGAGATATCCGACGACGTTTCCGACGCCGCATGACCTGCTCGATCACGTTAAGGAAACGGCCGTGGATAAGCGCTGGGAAGAGCTTCCGCCATGGGGCGAGGTCCGCCTCAAGCGTGTCGATGCACTCTGCGCTGTCACGAATAATTTCAAATGTCCTATTCCTTCACAATAGTCCGGCTACGGACAGCCGCCGGATAGTCGTCAATCCTGACGGCCAACCGCAGCCCGATAAGGGCCACGCCTGAAAGGGCGTGGCCTCTTCTTTTTTCTTGCTCAGAGTGTCTTTTTCCACTACCTCAGCTCACTGTGTTCCTGACGACACCCCAGGCAAAGGGGTAATTTTACAAAAACTCAGGTAGGTAGAAAATGAAAAGAACAGTTAAAAAGAACAGTTATTACGTGAGGGCCGCGATGATCGTGGCATTGCTCGCAGCGTGGGTGTCGGTCCCGTTCGTGATGAACAGTGTCAAGGCCGATGGCACTCCCGTCATCTTGGTCCACAACGCGATCCTGACATCGCCAAGCGGCAGTCCTAACCCGCACGGCGAAGCCGAGTGGCAGCTCTATCAGAGCGGAAACCGGGAGATCGAAGTCGAGGTCGAGGATCTCAGTCTCGTACAGGGAACAGTGCTCGACGCATTTGTTGACGGCAACGCGCTGGGCACGCTTACAGTTGATGACCGCCAAAAGGCTAAGCTCAAACTCCGAACCGAGAACGGCCAAACGGTGCCGGTGGTCAACAACGGTTCGACCGTTGAGGTTCGTAACGGCGGCACGATCCTTGTAAATGGTATTTTTGGCGGCGGAGGTCCGTCGCCAACGGGAACGCCGACCGGAACACCAACGGGAACGCCGACAAGCAGCCCGAGCCCGTCACCGTCGGGAACGCCGAATGGGACGCCGAGCCCGTCGCCTTCGGGCACGCCTAACGGCACACCGAGCCCGAGCCCGTCACCGTCGGGCACGCCTAACGGCACACCGAGCCCGAGCCCGTCACCCAACGGCGGCAATCTGTTTGCCGGGCTGAGCGGCCCAACGCTGAATGGCGTTGTTCCGACGGGTTTTGGCGAATTTGAGATCCACAGCAGCCGCGTGGAACTCGAGGTTCGAGTCGATCGGATCAATCTGCCTCAGGGAACCGCTCTGGGCATAGTTGTTGACGGTGTCCTCGCGGGCAACCTGATACTTGAAGACGATGGCGATGGCCGGCTGCGGCTTCGCAGTGACAACGGCCAGACCGTGCCCAATGTCGTGAACGGCTCAACACTCGCTGTGCGCAACGGCGGTGCGACCATAATGACCGGGATCTTTACGGGCTTTAGCGCGACGCCGTCGCCATCACCGTCACCATCCGCATCGCCCTCGCCATCGGGAACACCGGGCGGCACGCCGAGCCCAAGTCCGAGCCCGAGCGCAAGCCCGAGCCCGTCCATGGGCCGCTTCTTTGAGTCACACCTGAACGGCAAC of Chloracidobacterium sp. contains these proteins:
- a CDS encoding S8 family serine peptidase, yielding MTGSKKYLKFISVLWAALLLIGTADVFGQTGRGDDCSCVADQVIVQLGNAADLPAVATQYGLNATPISQVASPPIYLLQITNGQTPTQVVAAMTTPPDARIIFAEVNRKFSQLERPGLAWTQGRSWAIGRSWAIGGSVKGYGKQWFPHRIRLNQAFEAAGTRGLRVDNGQPIVVAVLDTGIDLTHPAFDGRLVPVADRWDFVDGDNDPSEVGVIHQDPSYGHGTHVSGIVALIVPDAKIMPIRILGPDGSGELWRITAGLIWAANHGADVANLSIGFPEDARVLHDLLDCLDGVPNPTTFPIGTRRLAVSVASGNGGNTTEIFPAAEQRDGMLSVAASTRYDRMATFSSYDRSWVDVSAPGEEIVSALPGGRYGMWSGTSMAAPMVAGITALVKARYPTTFPTPHDLLDHVKETAVDKRWEELPPWGEVRLKRVDALCAVTNNFKCPIPSQ